In Oryza sativa Japonica Group chromosome 1, ASM3414082v1, the genomic stretch GCCTTCTCAGCTCTGATCAGGTCCTGCTTACCAAGAGCGCTGAAACAGCGGCGCTCGTGAAGGCGTATGCTGATGATGTCAACCTCTTCTTCAAGCACTTCGCACAGTCAATGGTGAATATGGGCAACATCTCGCCTCTGACTGGATCACAGGGGGAGATCAGGAAGAACTGCAGGAGGCTCAACAACTACTACCACTGAGGTTGTCTTGTGTGCTGAGTTTTACAAGGTGGTGGTAGTGGCATGTTTTGTTTAAATAAGTAAAGCTGGTTGTAATGCGTCAAGGCTGTTTGATCATTTGTGTTATTGTGATTGCGTTGCAAAACGTGTATGTTTAATAATTCAATATATAAAATGAGTTCATTTGGTTGTTCTAGATCTGGTTGTTTGACTTACCAAATTCTGACTCTCGAGTCCGAACTCATGGTACATATCCACCTACTCTTCATGAGTTACCCTAGTACTCCAGCCGTGCTAGCTTTGACATTTGTCCCCTGTCAAAATGATATGATGTAGTTTGTAAGAAATACCTACAGTTACTCATGTAGTCATGTTGTATGCTGTATCTCAAGAAATCTCCCAGTCCCTGATGTAATCATAGTCTAAACTCTAAACATGACTTGACCAGTCCCTGATGTAATCATTTAGTCTAAACTCTAAACATGACCTGAACAATTTCATAATAATCACCACTAAGGTATACAAAGTATGAAAATTCAAAAGGTTTGCAACAGTACCATGGAAGAAGTAAACCATCCAATTTCTAGACCAAGAAATCAGGCAAAAGTGATATATTTCAGTGTATTTATAGCCGTGGACTATTAACAGTCTCATCTTTATTTGGCAGCTACAGAACAACAATTTTCAAGGATTTATGGccacaatgttttttttaaaaaaaaaatgaacttaaCTCTATGCTTTTTGATCATTAAGTTTCAGAACACCTAATTCTACAGCCCTACAGGTGGAGGTGACCAACAGGTAGGGCAGGTCAGCAAGCCAGTAAACTGTGTTTTGGTTACTGTTGATTTTGTCAACCTTATGAGTTATGACCTTAAAACACAGAATAATGTGACACTAGCCAAATTAAATACCTGCCGATTTCTACTAATATGGCCACAAAACATATTTGTGTTATTTACTGAAAGAATGTGTCTGGACATCACATGAGTACATTCTTTAAAAGAAGTTAAAAAAACATAGCTCCTCTAAAGGATGCATAGAAAGGAGTTTGGCTGACAGTAGCTCCCTTTCTTTCGTACAATGTTTTTTCTTTAATCATAGAATCTTTGTATGCCATTCCCTAAAAAAAGAATCTTTGTATGCCATAGTTGTCTAGTTGAATACACCCACTAATGTGAAGAGAGGAAACCAATGTCAATTAAGAAGGAAAAGACCTAAATGCCAAACATATCAACTGAGGTTACTAGAGTTGAATGCAACAAGATAGACACTGAATTTCAGGATCTTGAACAATGTCACCATATTGGACAAACATATACACAACAATTGACCAACATGAATGACAAAAGGAAAATACATGTACCCGTATGTCCACCATCAGAGGCCTTCTCTAACTACTGAAGTTTGGAACCTAAGGCATTCAGGGTGCTCATCCAGGTTGCACTGCTCAGGCTGTAAAGAGAGACAAAAACAGTTAGACCATAAAGGTTAGATAACGAGTCAAAAGGACACATCATTTTTGTTAGAAGAGAGAAATGTTCCTGCATGTGATAGTTAATTCCACCTTTATGAACCCTATTTTGCCAACTGACAAGACAGTTCAGTCATGTTGACAAATGTTTTCCTCACCTACAGAACACAGGACAGAAGCAGGTCTAAGATATCTCGTGGTTTCTTAAGTATGCATCACCAAGCTTCAGTTATATCTAAAAGAACATGATGTACTTACAAGTTAGATGACACTTTGTTTGCCAATGATGATACTACAAACCAGCAATACTTTGCTAACAGAATGAACTAGCTACCAAATTCAACTAGAATTCTGAATCATTGCTTCAATTGCTTTGTTGGCCTTAATCAGTTCCCCTTTTAAGCAAAGTGAAGCGATTGCTGGATAATATGTGTCAAAGTCATCATGGAAAGAATTCCGTAGCAAATTATCATAGTAAATATCAGTATCATCACTTGGTGTGCATAAATTCTCAGCTCCATCTATTGTGGGTTGAACTGTGCCTTCAGAAATTCCATGAAGACAGTTGCTAGAAACACCATAAGTAGTTGAACATAAAACTTGTCCAGGATTATCCATATTACGATCATAAGCCACAGGTGTCTCTACGTTCTTCAGGTGACTAAGCGTGCTACAATTATTAGAATCTGAAGAGGATACAGACATGAGCGCCACTTCATTTAGGATAGTCACGACCTCATCAATCCTCCCTTGCTCACAGGCAGAAAATAGAAGGCCAACAAAAGATTCTGCTTGGATCTTATCCCCAACACTGTTTATGAACTCTGCAACTTCTTTGCACTGAAACATCTCTCTCAAGATGCTCCTAGATTCTTCCATTCTTCCTTTTGCATAGAGTCCTTTGACCAGGCTCATGAAGCCAACAAAATCTGGAACCATCTCCTTATGATAGTATTCACTAAAGAAGCCTAATGCTGATTCAATGTCACCTTTTAGGCAGTGTCCATTAATTATTGCACCAATTGTAATAGCGTCTGGGAATAGAAATATTTCCTCAAAATGTGATATAAGCTCCAGTGCTTTCTCAGTTAACCCGTAGTTACAATAACCACTTATTAGCAAGTTGTAAACACGTGTAGTGGGTTTGATACCCTTGGTGGacattttctgaaacaactCATGAGCGTCATCCAAAAAACCTTCTCTGCACAAAGCAGCTATAAGTATAGAGTAAGTTACCAGTGTCGGAAGCACTTCACTGCTTTCTAGGTAGTCAAATAGCCGGAATGCTTCAGTAAGGCATCCCTGCTGGCACAAACCATTCAGAACAGAGTTATGGATGACAATGTTTGGCTGAATCCCTTCTTCTTTCATGCTTTCGCATAGGTCTAATGCCTTCTCAAGATAACCACTTTTACAAAGGCCTTCCACTAATATGGAGTACATGGCAAGATCCACTGAATAACCATTTTGTTCAGCTTCCTTCAAAAAGTTGCATGCATCCAGAATTCTACCTTCCCTCTTTAGTGTGTATACAGCTTCTCTTAGAACACTGACAGGAACACGGCCATTGTTCATGTAATTGGAAAACCCAATAGCTTCACCAACACTGTTCTTGCTGAGGTGGCAAGATAGCATATTAATCATTCTAGGTTCATCCAGGCCATGAATTTTAATGAACTGACTTAATAATGGCTGGATGGTCTGTTCATGACCATTTCGGAGCAAGCATTTGAGTAGCCTGTAGCATGTTTTGCTAGTTACAGTAAATGATTTCATTCTTAGAAGCTTGTAAACATCCAATGCTCCTTGGTAGCAATCTCTTGTGCTTAAGAAAGCGGAAGCATAATTACATAGAGATGAAAATAAGTCAATTTCAGATCCATCCACCTTAAGAATGAAATTCAGCACGCCATGTTCACCGCCTTCTTTAAAGTGTGTATGGATCAACTTCTTGTAAGTACAGGAATCAGGCCTTAAATTTCTTTGGATAAGATCATTAAAAATCTGCTCAGCCATGTTTACCTTTCCTCCATTACACAATGCTATAATCAGGCAATTGTGTACTATTGTAGAGGAGAACAAGATGTCTTCTTTGTAATCATCAAACAACTGCAGTGCCCTGTCAGTTTCTCCAAGTTTACACATCATGTCAATAACTGTATGATATGTGACAATATTAGGCCTTAATCTCATCTCGGGCATTCTAAGAAACAAGCTGCAGGCATCATCCACCTTCTTAATCATAAATAATGCTTTGATAAGTACATTGCATGTGACAACATCAATTGTAACACCGCTGCTCTCAAGCCTACCTTTTATTGCCATTACACCAGTTGCATCTTCTACCTTAATGTGACCATGTAACAGCGTGCTATATGTGAAGTTATCAGCAGCAATACCTTCATATATTTCAACAGCCTTCTTGGTGTGACCAACCTTACATAGACCATTTATTACTGAATTGTATGTTACGATTCCAATCTTTATCCCCTTTTTATCCATCTCTTCAAGCAAAGAGAAAGCCCTATCCAAATATCCCTTTTTGCACAAATTGTCAATCAAAATTGAGTAAACATATTCATCCACCACCACTCCTGTCTGTTCCAGTTTCCTCACTATAGAAAAAGCATCATCCAACCTGTTTCTCTTGCAGAAACCACCAATCAATGATGTATAAGTGATCAAATTCGGCTTAGCATCCCTTCGGTTCATCTCATCCAAGAATCCCATCACTTTTTCCACACTACGTTCTCTGCAAAGTCCATCAATAACAGTAGTATAACTAACTACATCAGCTGCAATGCCCTTATCTAACATCACCCGATGCTCACGGAGCCCTTTCATCAATAACCCGCTACTCATGTATCCATGAACCAAGCTGCCATATAAAACAGCATCACCAACCAACCCCTTCCCTTCCATCTCCCTTACCAATTGTGCTGCCTCAGTAGTTCTCCCTACACGGCCAAGCACATCGACAAAAGCGGTTAATGTGATCAAGCCTGGCTCAAATCCATTGAACTCTCTCCTCACCCTCCTATAGAATTCCAGCCCATCCCCAGCCTTCCCGACCTTGGAGAAGCCTGAAATGATCACGCTGCAAACACGATCATCCACCTGACACCCCGCTGCAGCCATTACGTCGAACACCTTGAGCGCGGTCTCCATGTCACCGCGGGCACACAGCATCGTCAGGGCCACACGATACGTGGACGGAGAAAACACGAGCCCGCACTCCTCTACGCCGGCGGAGAG encodes the following:
- the LOC107277422 gene encoding pentatricopeptide repeat-containing protein At5g57250, mitochondrial, with amino-acid sequence MPLAGGEPRPPPPLPSLVKLGRAVTPRRVDILLAALLRRRRHRLVGALASQAVANSVRPTARTHLLVASALLDSSRPRDAAARLALAGPATSSARRLWDALLRRACAVRGDARRALEVLSAGVEECGLVFSPSTYRVALTMLCARGDMETALKVFDVMAAAGCQVDDRVCSVIISGFSKVGKAGDGLEFYRRVRREFNGFEPGLITLTAFVDVLGRVGRTTEAAQLVREMEGKGLVGDAVLYGSLVHGYMSSGLLMKGLREHRVMLDKGIAADVVSYTTVIDGLCRERSVEKVMGFLDEMNRRDAKPNLITYTSLIGGFCKRNRLDDAFSIVRKLEQTGVVVDEYVYSILIDNLCKKGYLDRAFSLLEEMDKKGIKIGIVTYNSVINGLCKVGHTKKAVEIYEGIAADNFTYSTLLHGHIKVEDATGVMAIKGRLESSGVTIDVVTCNVLIKALFMIKKVDDACSLFLRMPEMRLRPNIVTYHTVIDMMCKLGETDRALQLFDDYKEDILFSSTIVHNCLIIALCNGGKVNMAEQIFNDLIQRNLRPDSCTYKKLIHTHFKEGGEHGVLNFILKVDGSEIDLFSSLCNYASAFLSTRDCYQGALDVYKLLRMKSFTVTSKTCYRLLKCLLRNGHEQTIQPLLSQFIKIHGLDEPRMINMLSCHLSKNSVGEAIGFSNYMNNGRVPVSVLREAVYTLKREGRILDACNFLKEAEQNGYSVDLAMYSILVEGLCKSGYLEKALDLCESMKEEGIQPNIVIHNSVLNGLCQQGCLTEAFRLFDYLESSEVLPTLVTYSILIAALCREGFLDDAHELFQKMSTKGIKPTTRVYNLLISGYCNYGLTEKALELISHFEEIFLFPDAITIGAIINGHCLKGDIESALGFFSEYYHKEMVPDFVGFMSLVKGLYAKGRMEESRSILREMFQCKEVAEFINSVGDKIQAESFVGLLFSACEQGRIDEVVTILNEVALMSVSSSDSNNCSTLSHLKNVETPVAYDRNMDNPGQVLCSTTYGVSSNCLHGISEGTVQPTIDGAENLCTPSDDTDIYYDNLLRNSFHDDFDTYYPAIASLCLKGELIKANKAIEAMIQNSS